In Armatimonadota bacterium, a single genomic region encodes these proteins:
- the pstC gene encoding phosphate ABC transporter permease subunit PstC, whose translation MISSEIDKAVVQPGQPTLPESPFNRERRLSRSLPEGFAKWFCLICALLSVVTTVGIVYVLLSQALPFFGQVNIAEFFTGRTWKPTPEPGTYGVLPLVTGTLMITFGAGLFALPLGLLSAVYLAEYARPKVRAILKPALELLAGIPTVVYGYFGLFVVTPALKNIFPAIQSSNALAGAIVVGVMILPLVSSLCEDAISSVPKSLREGAQGLGATKAETISKIVVPAAFSGVVASFILALSRALGETMAVTLAAGSNPVISLDPTKGIQTMTAYMVSTSKGDLVYGSMKHYSIFAVGLLLFAFTMIMNIIARRLVSKFKLNYQ comes from the coding sequence GTGATCTCTAGCGAAATCGACAAGGCGGTCGTCCAGCCCGGACAGCCGACGCTCCCAGAGTCTCCGTTCAACCGCGAACGGAGACTTTCGCGGTCTTTGCCTGAAGGGTTTGCAAAGTGGTTTTGCTTGATCTGCGCGCTCCTATCGGTGGTGACTACCGTCGGAATTGTTTACGTTCTTTTGAGCCAAGCACTTCCCTTCTTCGGTCAAGTCAATATAGCAGAGTTCTTCACCGGCCGCACCTGGAAGCCGACTCCTGAGCCTGGCACATACGGGGTTCTTCCGCTGGTCACGGGAACTTTGATGATCACCTTTGGAGCGGGGTTGTTTGCGCTCCCGCTCGGCCTGCTCAGCGCCGTCTACCTGGCTGAGTATGCCCGGCCAAAGGTCAGGGCAATTCTTAAACCCGCGCTCGAGCTTCTGGCGGGAATTCCGACGGTTGTTTACGGCTATTTTGGCCTGTTTGTCGTCACTCCGGCGTTGAAAAACATCTTCCCCGCTATCCAGTCTTCTAACGCGCTTGCCGGTGCGATTGTGGTTGGCGTCATGATTCTTCCGCTCGTTTCTTCGCTGTGCGAAGACGCAATCTCATCGGTTCCGAAGTCGCTTCGTGAAGGTGCCCAAGGACTCGGGGCGACAAAGGCGGAGACGATTTCAAAGATCGTCGTCCCGGCAGCCTTTTCAGGAGTTGTCGCTTCGTTCATCCTCGCGCTGAGCCGTGCGCTTGGCGAGACGATGGCCGTCACCCTCGCCGCTGGCTCGAATCCCGTGATCTCGCTGGACCCTACCAAGGGAATCCAGACGATGACTGCTTACATGGTTTCGACTTCAAAGGGTGATCTCGTTTACGGCTCCATGAAGCACTACTCCATCTTCGCAGTGGGCTTACTTCTCTTCGCCTTTACGATGATCATGAACATCATCGCTCGCCGGCTGGTATCCAAGTTTAAGCTGAATTACCAATGA
- a CDS encoding PstS family phosphate ABC transporter substrate-binding protein, with protein sequence MNGRYLSNDMSNTRTWMFSGLLAATVIVGYSLFGCGDKGTTPEGSGSTPTATTGGEAKPAASSTISIDGSTTVYPIVSILAEDFKKENSGVDLVVNKAGTGSGFKKFMEGNLDIATASRPIKDEEIKSLEEKKIEFIEIPVAYDGLSVIVNSGNTWAKNVTVEELKKAWMKGSTVKTWDQINPSFPKDPITFLGPTDNHGTFEYFTEAINGKKNEIREYQPNQEYTAIVTAVKGDKNAMAFVGYNYYIENKADVTALTVGGVAPTETTIADGTYTPLSRPLFIYVNKKSLDRPEVKKFVEFALGDAGNTAVKDASYVQLPADVRAAVKAHFEAAESGTKMKDFKPGQKLTDVYGKK encoded by the coding sequence ATGAATGGTCGGTACCTTAGCAATGACATGAGCAACACGCGCACATGGATGTTTTCTGGTCTTCTCGCAGCCACGGTCATCGTGGGATACAGCCTCTTTGGCTGCGGCGACAAGGGCACGACCCCAGAAGGTTCCGGTTCCACCCCAACTGCAACGACTGGAGGCGAGGCTAAGCCCGCAGCTAGTTCAACGATTTCCATTGACGGAAGCACCACCGTCTACCCAATCGTTTCGATCCTTGCGGAGGACTTCAAGAAGGAGAACTCCGGAGTAGACCTCGTCGTGAACAAGGCCGGCACTGGTTCTGGATTCAAGAAGTTCATGGAAGGCAACCTGGACATCGCAACCGCTTCGCGGCCGATCAAGGACGAAGAAATCAAATCTCTCGAAGAGAAGAAGATCGAGTTCATCGAGATCCCGGTTGCCTACGACGGTCTAAGCGTCATCGTTAACTCTGGCAACACCTGGGCAAAGAACGTCACCGTCGAAGAGCTTAAGAAGGCTTGGATGAAGGGCAGCACGGTCAAGACCTGGGATCAAATCAACCCAAGTTTCCCGAAAGACCCAATCACCTTCCTCGGACCAACCGACAACCACGGAACGTTTGAGTACTTCACCGAAGCCATCAACGGCAAGAAGAACGAAATTCGCGAGTACCAACCAAACCAGGAGTACACCGCAATCGTCACCGCTGTTAAGGGCGACAAGAACGCGATGGCGTTTGTTGGCTACAACTACTACATCGAGAATAAGGCTGATGTGACTGCGTTGACCGTTGGCGGAGTCGCCCCGACCGAAACCACCATCGCCGATGGCACCTACACCCCGCTCAGCCGACCGCTGTTCATCTACGTAAACAAGAAGTCACTTGATCGACCTGAGGTCAAGAAGTTCGTCGAGTTCGCACTTGGCGACGCCGGAAACACGGCCGTCAAGGATGCATCCTACGTTCAACTTCCAGCCGACGTTCGAGCTGCCGTCAAAGCACACTTTGAGGCCGCCGAATCGGGTACGAAGATGAAAGACTTCAAGCCTGGCCAAAAGCTAACTGACGTCTACGGCAAGAAGTGA
- a CDS encoding ATP-binding protein — translation MIGLHKAKRILSKLESSASGVHAVLLYGPEGSGKGLMATSLIEHWLGNQRAIDAFRRGANPDVHVIEPMGASRIIRRHQITPPTPPNEPPVAHLVDFLRTAPLYSNNKVAKIVDAERMNDTATNALLKPLEEPASYAKLILTTTSISQIRQTILSRCLVVACELPSDEELKKAFPEATPEFITMAGASPGQLSRIAGNPEFYQKVSQFARQLVNADASQLLKLSDGFKSLAEELDSSTKIGARAANTKVVELVATMIAQQSPERADIIQALSDAHRRIIGNAASNLVFDAVLARFLIK, via the coding sequence ATGATCGGGCTTCATAAAGCGAAACGCATCCTCTCAAAACTAGAATCCTCGGCGTCGGGGGTTCATGCCGTTCTACTCTACGGTCCTGAAGGCAGCGGCAAGGGTCTCATGGCGACCTCGCTAATTGAGCACTGGCTGGGAAATCAACGGGCGATCGATGCTTTCCGACGCGGGGCAAACCCTGACGTTCACGTCATTGAACCGATGGGTGCGAGTCGAATCATTAGGCGCCATCAGATCACTCCGCCGACGCCGCCCAATGAACCACCCGTTGCCCACTTGGTCGACTTCCTCCGAACTGCACCGCTTTACTCAAACAACAAGGTCGCCAAGATCGTGGATGCCGAGCGCATGAACGACACGGCGACAAACGCGCTCTTGAAACCGCTTGAAGAGCCCGCCTCCTACGCTAAGCTCATCCTGACCACCACTAGCATCAGCCAGATTCGCCAGACGATTCTCTCCCGCTGCCTTGTCGTTGCCTGCGAGCTCCCATCAGATGAAGAGCTAAAGAAGGCCTTCCCTGAAGCAACCCCCGAGTTCATCACGATGGCCGGGGCTTCACCGGGTCAGCTGAGTCGAATCGCCGGGAACCCGGAGTTCTACCAAAAGGTCTCCCAGTTCGCGCGTCAGCTTGTCAATGCCGATGCGAGTCAACTCCTCAAGCTCTCCGACGGATTCAAATCCCTCGCCGAGGAACTTGACTCCTCTACCAAGATCGGCGCTCGAGCGGCTAACACGAAAGTCGTTGAACTAGTCGCTACCATGATCGCTCAGCAGTCTCCAGAGCGAGCCGATATCATCCAAGCTCTTAGTGATGCGCATCGTAGAATCATCGGAAACGCCGCCTCAAACCTCGTATTTGATGCGGTTTTGGCACGTTTTCTAATAAAATGA
- a CDS encoding sigma-70 family RNA polymerase sigma factor has translation MLSLLKSKSEAISASAEFEQLMRGAYRQAYSVAYRLTGDSVDAEDLLQEAFVRAYRFFHRYDRSLPFLSWMYRIISNAHIDMVRRRNKLKPSSLDHGGRDGDQALEIADMSFCPGVELINSSYSDSVQKALNAMNPEFRMAVVLSDVEGMSYEEIAVIMETSIGTVRSRIHRGRTQLRGFLVKLQPETYGRML, from the coding sequence ATGCTCTCGCTGCTCAAATCCAAATCCGAAGCGATCTCCGCAAGTGCGGAGTTCGAGCAGTTAATGCGCGGAGCCTATCGACAAGCCTACTCCGTCGCTTATCGACTCACTGGCGACTCCGTGGATGCCGAAGACCTGCTCCAAGAAGCCTTCGTCCGCGCTTATCGATTTTTCCACCGTTACGACCGCTCGCTCCCATTCCTGAGCTGGATGTACCGCATCATCAGCAACGCACATATCGATATGGTGCGACGCAGGAACAAGCTCAAGCCATCCTCGCTTGATCACGGCGGAAGAGACGGCGACCAGGCTCTCGAGATCGCCGACATGAGCTTCTGCCCAGGCGTCGAACTCATCAACTCTTCCTACTCAGACAGTGTTCAAAAAGCCCTCAACGCAATGAACCCTGAGTTCCGAATGGCAGTCGTACTCTCAGATGTCGAAGGAATGTCTTACGAGGAGATCGCCGTGATCATGGAGACATCTATCGGAACCGTTCGATCTCGAATCCATCGAGGCCGAACCCAGCTCCGAGGTTTCCTCGTCAAGCTTCAGCCAGAAACCTATGGGAGGATGCTATGA
- a CDS encoding zf-HC2 domain-containing protein, with the protein MKNCDQFAPLLSAYSDRELSTTQSLLVRQHLFECEACAAEVKTLEGIRGLMLEMPAAPEPRLSFDQLVAATRPRPVRRTPLIISIACVALIASLFAPAMMRADKIAPPKSMNQELEREIARDQMIDAEADPTSGAPLVHLTGYSR; encoded by the coding sequence ATGAAGAACTGCGACCAGTTTGCTCCCCTGCTCTCGGCTTACTCAGATCGTGAGCTATCAACTACGCAGTCTCTGCTCGTCCGCCAACACCTGTTCGAGTGTGAGGCATGCGCTGCCGAAGTCAAGACTCTTGAAGGAATTCGTGGACTCATGCTGGAGATGCCAGCCGCCCCAGAGCCTCGCTTGAGCTTCGATCAGCTCGTGGCCGCAACTCGGCCCCGCCCGGTCCGCCGAACCCCGTTGATAATCAGCATCGCGTGTGTTGCGCTTATCGCCTCACTTTTTGCCCCAGCCATGATGCGGGCAGACAAAATTGCCCCACCGAAATCAATGAATCAAGAACTCGAGCGAGAGATCGCTCGTGACCAAATGATTGACGCTGAGGCCGACCCGACTTCAGGAGCGCCACTTGTCCACCTCACTGGCTACTCGCGTTAA
- a CDS encoding trypsin-like peptidase domain-containing protein, with translation MNTFKPWTAYAVLAGGALLGFATVIGINGGIRPPAALAQTRPALQSVGVTNGDNPVSLRGLNDMGVNLAEYVKPAVVHVKTVTQRSQDSEGKRIPISGSEGSGFVYRADGYIITNDHVVSGAKEVTIILNDGRELTGKVTSAPEWDVAVVKVDAKGLETIGMADSKQVKVGQMTMAIGSPFGLENSVTFGHVSALGRENMIPDYLKGGDPRFYPDLIQTDAAINQGNSGGPLVDIDGRVIGMISSIASRTGGSNGIGFAIPSNQVRFLADQLISKGKITRSMIGVVPRNLKPIEMKDLGVKNGAFAEDVSPGSPAEKAGIKKGDVIVGVAGETIESQMDLRNSMLKNAPGTTVKVEYIRGGKRSTVSAKLEEFKRVAPATTPKGQVEDLGDIFGGDGKMPNIDELRKRFNLKPEAEKDVEPLREGKARLGVGIETITEEAKKRYKIPANISGVLINSVEPGSTAAKLGLQAGDILTGIGDSKVTTLSDVTQAMEGVKVGDQKQIRVERYSQNGHVSIDQTVTFR, from the coding sequence ATGAATACATTCAAACCTTGGACCGCCTACGCCGTTCTCGCTGGAGGCGCGCTTTTGGGCTTTGCAACTGTCATCGGCATCAACGGAGGCATTCGCCCACCTGCAGCCCTAGCTCAGACTCGCCCGGCGTTGCAAAGCGTCGGAGTGACGAACGGGGACAATCCAGTCTCATTGAGAGGACTCAACGACATGGGCGTTAACTTGGCGGAGTACGTGAAGCCCGCCGTCGTCCACGTCAAGACGGTGACCCAGCGTAGTCAGGACAGTGAAGGCAAGCGGATCCCGATCTCCGGCAGTGAGGGTTCAGGCTTCGTCTATCGTGCGGACGGCTACATTATCACGAATGACCATGTGGTTTCTGGCGCAAAGGAAGTGACAATCATCCTCAACGATGGCCGTGAACTCACCGGAAAAGTCACCTCTGCTCCAGAATGGGACGTCGCGGTGGTAAAGGTGGATGCGAAAGGCCTTGAAACTATTGGAATGGCGGACAGCAAGCAGGTCAAAGTTGGTCAGATGACCATGGCCATTGGCTCACCGTTCGGATTGGAGAACTCGGTCACGTTCGGCCACGTCTCTGCACTTGGTCGCGAAAACATGATTCCCGACTATCTGAAGGGCGGAGACCCAAGGTTTTATCCAGATCTGATTCAGACCGACGCGGCAATTAACCAAGGCAACTCTGGTGGACCTTTGGTGGATATCGACGGCCGGGTGATCGGAATGATCAGCTCCATCGCTTCGCGAACCGGAGGCTCGAACGGAATCGGTTTTGCAATCCCGAGTAACCAAGTTCGCTTCTTAGCGGATCAACTCATCTCCAAAGGCAAGATCACTCGCTCGATGATCGGCGTGGTTCCGCGTAATTTGAAGCCAATCGAGATGAAAGACCTCGGAGTGAAGAATGGGGCCTTTGCCGAAGACGTGTCACCGGGCTCGCCCGCCGAGAAGGCTGGCATTAAGAAAGGCGACGTGATCGTCGGCGTGGCTGGCGAAACGATCGAGAGCCAGATGGATCTGCGCAACTCGATGCTGAAAAATGCTCCAGGTACGACGGTGAAGGTTGAATACATCCGCGGTGGCAAGCGAAGCACAGTCTCGGCCAAGCTGGAAGAGTTTAAGCGAGTTGCTCCTGCTACCACACCGAAAGGTCAAGTGGAGGATCTCGGAGACATCTTTGGCGGCGACGGTAAGATGCCAAACATTGACGAACTGCGAAAGCGGTTCAACCTGAAACCGGAAGCCGAAAAGGATGTTGAGCCACTTCGCGAAGGAAAAGCTCGTCTCGGAGTCGGAATCGAAACGATCACCGAAGAAGCCAAGAAGCGGTACAAGATTCCGGCAAACATCAGCGGAGTGTTGATCAACTCGGTGGAACCCGGTTCCACTGCTGCGAAGTTGGGACTGCAAGCCGGGGACATTCTGACTGGAATTGGGGACAGCAAAGTAACTACGCTCAGCGACGTCACACAGGCTATGGAAGGTGTGAAAGTCGGTGATCAGAAGCAGATCAGAGTAGAACGTTATTCCCAAAATGGCCACGTTTCGATCGACCAAACCGTCACTTTCCGGTGA
- a CDS encoding DUF1800 domain-containing protein translates to MALTDRERVAHLLRRFGFGASEAEIDYYVKDGWKSAVEKLLNPEGVDEQLEFPVESMENDKGNIQVQQVAGWWVGWMLMTRRPLVHKMASFWHNHFATSGDKVTQAYLMAAQNEIFVTKGLGKFEDLLMETSKDPAMLIWLDGQLNIKGRANENFAREIMELFTLGVGNYSEKDIQEASRAFTGWSFTRNNKGKKGRAEYVFKAPLHDTGVKTVLGKTGNLTGEEVISHICELPRTAEFLTEKIWKWFVSDNPTSATIKPFAKTFHDSGLDIKVLLRSIMLSEEFYSPKVVRRLIKNPIDFTVSTLRAMGIGENIRTRIAAETDGDKKRGVLGPAQGAYVTSKAMGMWILFPPDVSGWKPGESWITSATMVERIQWANKLMGLGNARGAAGGNLKYPIYQLLAADPTTFGIAKKLCSVYDAPLEGAKLAKLAEAAEKEMGGQGLTPQNANKVAAGVMKLIFGSPDFQFC, encoded by the coding sequence ATGGCACTAACTGATCGAGAGAGAGTCGCTCATTTGCTTCGCCGATTTGGCTTCGGCGCAAGTGAGGCAGAGATTGATTACTACGTGAAGGACGGCTGGAAGAGTGCCGTCGAAAAGCTTTTGAATCCTGAGGGCGTCGACGAGCAATTGGAGTTTCCCGTTGAGTCAATGGAGAACGACAAGGGAAACATTCAGGTCCAGCAAGTTGCTGGTTGGTGGGTCGGATGGATGCTCATGACCCGACGACCACTTGTTCATAAAATGGCGAGTTTCTGGCACAACCACTTTGCAACTAGCGGCGACAAAGTGACCCAGGCGTATCTGATGGCTGCCCAGAACGAGATTTTTGTGACCAAGGGCCTCGGCAAGTTTGAAGACCTCCTCATGGAGACTTCGAAAGACCCGGCAATGCTGATCTGGCTCGACGGCCAACTCAATATCAAGGGCCGAGCAAACGAGAATTTTGCCCGCGAGATCATGGAGCTTTTCACTCTTGGCGTCGGGAACTACTCCGAAAAGGATATCCAAGAAGCATCGCGAGCGTTCACCGGATGGAGCTTTACTCGAAACAATAAAGGCAAGAAGGGCCGTGCAGAATATGTATTCAAAGCTCCTTTGCACGATACGGGTGTGAAGACGGTTCTGGGTAAAACCGGAAACCTAACAGGGGAAGAGGTGATCAGCCACATCTGCGAGCTACCCCGCACCGCTGAGTTCCTGACTGAAAAAATCTGGAAGTGGTTCGTTTCTGACAACCCAACTTCCGCAACGATCAAGCCGTTTGCCAAGACCTTCCACGACTCTGGATTGGACATCAAGGTTTTGCTGCGAAGTATCATGCTGAGCGAAGAGTTTTATTCCCCCAAGGTCGTTCGGCGCCTCATCAAGAACCCGATTGACTTCACCGTCTCCACCCTCCGTGCGATGGGAATCGGCGAAAACATCCGGACTCGGATTGCCGCCGAGACTGATGGTGACAAAAAGCGCGGCGTCCTAGGTCCAGCGCAGGGGGCTTACGTCACATCCAAAGCGATGGGAATGTGGATTCTCTTCCCGCCAGACGTCTCGGGCTGGAAACCCGGAGAAAGCTGGATCACCTCCGCCACCATGGTTGAACGCATCCAATGGGCGAATAAGCTGATGGGACTTGGCAATGCTCGCGGAGCCGCAGGCGGAAACCTGAAGTATCCGATCTACCAACTCCTCGCGGCAGACCCGACAACATTCGGGATTGCCAAGAAGCTGTGTAGCGTCTACGATGCCCCTTTGGAGGGTGCCAAGCTAGCGAAGCTAGCTGAAGCGGCAGAGAAGGAGATGGGCGGCCAAGGGCTCACCCCACAGAACGCCAACAAAGTCGCGGCAGGAGTGATGAAACTGATCTTCGGCTCCCCGGACTTTCAGTTCTGTTAG
- a CDS encoding alpha/beta hydrolase: protein MQLLAALAFTLQDSAIKERIVDHIYHKQGGAAFSYDVFKPNKPNGVAVIWMVSGGWVSDHNNISVPMAELACAKGVTLFQVVHGAQPRYKMGEILDQVHRAVKDIRANAKQWGVNPNKFGVSGASAGGHLSLMIGTQGCVPVGSDVLLKTSSEVQSIAVLFPPTDFLNYGKEGGAAFKNPLLVGAYGATFGVDTKSPEDKLSAIGKLYSPATYVSEKTPPTLLIHGDKDLLVPIQQSEWFKSKLDGLKIKNNLIVVPGEGHGFKDMVTPFNQILDWHLQTLK, encoded by the coding sequence ATGCAACTCCTCGCCGCTTTAGCTTTCACACTCCAAGACTCCGCAATCAAGGAGCGCATCGTTGATCACATCTATCATAAACAAGGCGGAGCGGCGTTTTCCTACGACGTATTCAAACCCAACAAGCCAAACGGAGTCGCCGTGATTTGGATGGTCAGCGGCGGATGGGTCAGCGACCACAACAACATCAGTGTTCCAATGGCCGAACTCGCCTGCGCCAAGGGCGTCACCTTGTTCCAAGTGGTTCATGGAGCCCAGCCGAGATACAAGATGGGCGAGATCCTCGATCAAGTCCATCGGGCGGTCAAGGACATTCGAGCAAATGCAAAGCAATGGGGAGTAAATCCGAACAAGTTCGGTGTCTCAGGCGCTAGTGCGGGCGGTCACCTTTCACTCATGATTGGCACCCAGGGTTGCGTCCCCGTCGGCTCGGATGTTCTTCTGAAGACATCAAGCGAAGTTCAGTCAATCGCTGTTCTGTTTCCTCCAACCGACTTCCTGAACTACGGCAAAGAAGGCGGTGCGGCGTTCAAGAATCCGCTGCTTGTCGGAGCATACGGCGCTACTTTTGGAGTCGATACTAAGTCGCCTGAAGACAAACTTTCCGCGATCGGCAAGCTGTACTCTCCCGCAACCTACGTCTCGGAAAAGACCCCGCCGACTCTTTTGATCCATGGCGATAAGGATTTGCTAGTCCCGATCCAGCAGAGTGAGTGGTTCAAGTCTAAGCTGGACGGGCTGAAAATCAAGAACAACCTCATCGTCGTCCCCGGTGAAGGGCATGGATTTAAAGATATGGTGACGCCGTTCAATCAAATTTTGGATTGGCACTTGCAGACGCTCAAATAA
- a CDS encoding phytanoyl-CoA dioxygenase family protein — protein sequence MNPRETFEADGFFVSRSMFSADEIEQFRSHYESIRQQGRFLDANIADPTSDDPLQRYPRQMQMHRDDQLSLDFLCDARIDAAITELTGLSPLAVQTMFYFKPPTARGQALHQDNFYLKAAPSTCIAAWLAVDDCDEENGCLMVVPGTHTLPTMCLSKSDTTKSFTSVEVTLPDGMAAVPVVMKAGDVLFFNGQVIHGSNPNTSGSRFRRSLIAHYVIGDCTTVGQWYKPVYRMDQTIVELETSVGGGQCGDWVDVGGELRIEMFDPSDRDLLLLTE from the coding sequence ATGAATCCTCGTGAAACCTTTGAAGCAGACGGGTTCTTTGTTTCTCGTTCGATGTTCTCTGCTGATGAAATAGAGCAGTTTCGATCGCATTACGAGAGCATCCGGCAGCAAGGTCGTTTCTTGGATGCGAACATCGCCGATCCGACGTCTGATGATCCTCTGCAACGGTATCCCCGACAGATGCAGATGCATCGTGATGATCAGCTTTCTTTGGACTTTTTGTGCGATGCGAGGATTGATGCCGCGATTACGGAGTTGACCGGGCTTTCTCCGCTAGCGGTGCAGACGATGTTCTACTTCAAACCTCCGACTGCGCGCGGCCAAGCGCTTCACCAGGATAATTTTTATCTAAAGGCAGCTCCTTCGACCTGCATTGCGGCATGGCTTGCTGTGGACGACTGCGACGAGGAAAACGGGTGTTTGATGGTGGTGCCGGGGACGCACACGTTGCCGACGATGTGCTTGTCTAAGTCGGATACCACGAAGTCGTTCACGAGCGTTGAAGTGACCCTTCCCGATGGAATGGCGGCGGTACCGGTCGTCATGAAGGCGGGAGACGTCCTCTTTTTCAACGGTCAAGTGATTCACGGCTCGAATCCGAACACGTCCGGCTCGCGCTTCCGGCGGAGCCTTATTGCTCATTACGTTATCGGCGACTGCACCACAGTTGGCCAATGGTACAAGCCGGTGTATCGCATGGATCAGACGATTGTCGAGCTGGAGACCTCGGTTGGCGGAGGACAGTGCGGCGACTGGGTTGATGTTGGCGGCGAACTGAGAATCGAGATGTTTGATCCGTCGGATCGCGATCTGCTGTTGCTGACCGAGTAA
- a CDS encoding helix-turn-helix domain-containing protein, whose protein sequence is MPYDDPALRRETVVIAGYASEDLSYRIRRDQGTPNWLVLYTMDGAGRFDQTQCPKGSFLFVRPGVPQDYSVGKGASHWEQLWVHVAFAGAFEGYADTLVGNAPYRLILDAPKECERWLHRCVNAATKLHALHAIQGALLELEIPRTDAAGIHAASLEFIRLHLSEDIGVAELAKGVGLSPSRLTAVLRSQSSLSPRELIETERMKVASELLTMTNLPIQNIASRVGLHSPFYFSLRFKKAFGSAPSDYRKLASGQA, encoded by the coding sequence ATGCCGTACGACGATCCGGCTCTTCGACGAGAGACTGTTGTGATTGCTGGCTACGCCAGCGAGGACCTAAGCTACCGAATCCGCCGAGACCAGGGAACCCCAAATTGGCTTGTTCTTTACACGATGGACGGAGCGGGCCGCTTCGACCAAACCCAGTGCCCCAAAGGGAGCTTCCTGTTCGTTCGTCCCGGTGTGCCCCAGGACTACAGCGTCGGAAAAGGTGCTTCTCACTGGGAGCAACTTTGGGTCCACGTCGCCTTTGCAGGAGCCTTTGAAGGCTATGCCGACACGTTAGTAGGCAACGCCCCTTACCGACTAATCCTCGACGCTCCGAAGGAGTGCGAGCGGTGGCTCCACCGGTGTGTCAATGCAGCGACCAAACTCCATGCGCTTCACGCGATCCAAGGCGCACTCCTGGAACTTGAGATCCCTCGAACCGACGCTGCCGGAATCCATGCCGCCTCGCTCGAATTCATCCGGCTCCATCTCAGCGAAGACATCGGCGTAGCCGAATTGGCAAAAGGGGTCGGACTCTCTCCCTCGCGCTTGACTGCTGTGCTTAGGTCCCAAAGCTCTCTTTCTCCTCGCGAGCTCATTGAGACCGAAAGAATGAAGGTCGCCTCAGAACTCCTCACGATGACAAATCTGCCGATTCAAAACATCGCCTCGCGGGTTGGCTTGCACTCGCCCTTCTACTTTTCATTAAGGTTCAAAAAAGCATTCGGCTCGGCCCCGTCGGATTACCGCAAACTCGCGTCTGGACAGGCGTAA